The following proteins come from a genomic window of Streptomyces sp. GS7:
- a CDS encoding SCO5717 family growth-regulating ATPase, translating into MKDQEAFRPDGNDPDDDQAEFDLTGEFKIDFAAPAWYGSNDTSGGAGAPLAPAQNAPAPGVPQQGAPGPTAPPGFPTLTPPAADGAGGAGGTAPAAATDAPSAPAAGGEPSGGNVRSGQGVDPSASLWDDDDDPEPAAAPEPQAAPAAPQPDAAAAPNSPVKTAPTAAEAPVAAPGPEQPAPVAQPVAPPAQGQPQPQQGMPAQGVPQQGAPQQGMPPQGVPQQGVPPQGAPWAGADGQQQGVPAQGAPGQGTLPPLPPEFQPADPRMAQAQAQAGQQPPQAQHPQQAPAQPQQPQQAQHPQVPQQGYPQQGQPQPQQGGYPQQQGAPAQQQPAYGYPQPAYGYPQQGQRQGQPQPQGQQPNAPAQQPAYGYPQPGPQGYPQQGQQPGYPQQAQQQPQQAQPAQHQPLPGQQAADPNAAANYAQYSQPGQQQPQRATPGAPLGYSAAVELTSDRLLRNQPKKRKPGANAQPSKFKLGAKKEQEERQRKLELIRTPVLSCYRIAVISLKGGVGKTTTTTALGSTLASERQDKILAIDANPDAGTLGRRVRRETGATIRDLVQAIPHLHSYMDIRRFTSQSPSGLEILANDVDPAVSTTFNDEDYRRAIDILGKQYPIILTDSGTGLLYSAMRGVLDLADQLIIISTPSVDGASSASTTLDWLSAHGYADLVQRGITVISGVRETGKMIKIDDIVSHFETRCRGVVVVPFDEHLAAGAEVDLDMMRPKTREAYFHLSALVAEDFARQQQAQGMYAQQQMGQQQMGGDPYAQQGDPYAQQQQQYAQQQYAQQQGQQQPQQGQPPAGYPPQQGGWTQQPQQGQPPAGWQQQPAPDAPLPEQGGWTQQQPPPQ; encoded by the coding sequence GTGAAAGACCAGGAGGCTTTCCGTCCGGACGGGAACGATCCTGACGACGACCAGGCCGAGTTCGACCTGACCGGCGAATTCAAGATCGATTTTGCGGCTCCGGCCTGGTACGGCAGCAACGACACCAGCGGCGGCGCCGGCGCCCCCCTGGCTCCCGCGCAGAACGCACCCGCCCCCGGGGTTCCGCAGCAGGGTGCGCCCGGCCCGACCGCGCCGCCCGGATTCCCGACGCTTACCCCGCCGGCCGCGGACGGCGCGGGCGGTGCAGGCGGCACCGCACCGGCCGCCGCAACGGACGCCCCGTCGGCTCCGGCCGCCGGCGGCGAGCCGTCCGGCGGCAACGTCCGCTCGGGCCAGGGCGTCGACCCCTCGGCCTCCCTCTGGGACGACGACGATGACCCGGAGCCGGCGGCGGCACCCGAGCCGCAGGCCGCCCCCGCGGCGCCGCAGCCGGACGCCGCGGCCGCGCCCAACTCGCCCGTGAAGACCGCCCCGACGGCCGCCGAGGCGCCGGTGGCGGCGCCCGGACCCGAGCAGCCCGCACCGGTCGCGCAGCCCGTCGCGCCGCCCGCGCAGGGCCAGCCCCAGCCGCAGCAGGGGATGCCCGCTCAGGGTGTGCCCCAGCAGGGCGCTCCCCAGCAGGGCATGCCGCCGCAGGGAGTTCCGCAGCAGGGCGTTCCCCCGCAAGGCGCCCCCTGGGCCGGCGCGGACGGCCAGCAGCAGGGTGTGCCCGCTCAGGGCGCCCCGGGGCAGGGCACGTTGCCGCCGCTGCCGCCGGAGTTCCAGCCCGCCGACCCGCGGATGGCTCAGGCGCAGGCCCAGGCCGGGCAGCAGCCGCCGCAGGCCCAGCACCCGCAGCAGGCGCCGGCCCAGCCGCAGCAGCCCCAGCAGGCGCAGCACCCGCAGGTGCCGCAGCAGGGCTACCCGCAGCAGGGCCAGCCGCAGCCCCAGCAGGGCGGCTACCCGCAACAGCAGGGCGCCCCCGCGCAGCAGCAGCCGGCGTACGGCTACCCGCAGCCCGCGTACGGCTACCCCCAGCAGGGCCAGCGGCAGGGCCAGCCGCAGCCGCAGGGCCAGCAGCCCAACGCGCCGGCGCAGCAGCCCGCTTACGGCTACCCGCAGCCTGGCCCCCAGGGCTACCCGCAGCAGGGCCAGCAGCCCGGTTACCCGCAGCAGGCCCAGCAGCAGCCGCAGCAGGCCCAGCCCGCGCAGCACCAGCCGCTGCCCGGTCAGCAGGCCGCCGACCCCAACGCCGCGGCGAACTACGCCCAGTACTCCCAGCCGGGCCAGCAGCAGCCGCAGCGGGCCACCCCCGGTGCGCCGCTCGGCTACAGCGCCGCCGTCGAGCTGACCTCGGACCGGCTGCTGCGCAACCAGCCCAAGAAGCGCAAGCCGGGCGCCAACGCGCAGCCGTCCAAGTTCAAGCTGGGCGCGAAGAAGGAGCAGGAGGAGCGGCAGCGGAAGCTGGAGCTGATCCGCACTCCGGTGCTGTCCTGCTACCGGATCGCGGTCATCAGCCTCAAGGGCGGCGTCGGCAAGACGACGACCACCACCGCGCTGGGCTCCACCCTCGCGTCCGAGCGGCAGGACAAGATCCTCGCGATCGACGCCAACCCGGACGCGGGCACGCTCGGCCGCCGGGTGCGCCGCGAGACCGGCGCGACCATCCGTGACCTCGTGCAGGCGATCCCGCACCTGCACAGCTACATGGACATCCGCCGGTTCACCTCGCAGTCCCCCTCGGGCCTGGAGATCCTCGCCAACGACGTCGACCCGGCCGTCTCGACGACCTTCAACGACGAGGACTACCGGCGGGCGATCGACATCCTCGGCAAGCAGTACCCGATCATCCTCACCGACTCGGGCACCGGTCTCCTCTACAGCGCGATGCGCGGAGTCCTCGACCTCGCCGACCAGTTGATCATCATCTCCACCCCGTCCGTGGACGGCGCCAGCAGCGCCAGCACCACCCTGGACTGGCTGTCCGCGCACGGCTACGCCGACCTGGTGCAGCGCGGCATCACGGTCATCTCGGGTGTCCGCGAGACCGGCAAGATGATCAAGATCGACGACATCGTGTCGCACTTCGAGACCCGCTGCCGCGGTGTGGTCGTCGTCCCCTTCGACGAGCACCTCGCCGCCGGCGCCGAGGTCGACCTCGACATGATGCGGCCCAAGACCCGCGAGGCGTACTTCCACCTCTCCGCCCTGGTGGCCGAGGACTTCGCCCGCCAGCAGCAGGCGCAGGGCATGTACGCACAACAGCAGATGGGCCAGCAGCAGATGGGCGGCGACCCGTACGCCCAGCAGGGCGACCCCTACGCCCAGCAGCAACAGCAGTACGCGCAGCAGCAGTACGCCCAGCAACAGGGCCAGCAGCAGCCCCAGCAGGGCCAGCCGCCGGCCGGCTACCCGCCGCAGCAGGGCGGCTGGACCCAGCAGCCGCAGCAGGGCCAGCCGCCGGCCGGCTGGCAGCAACAGCCCGCTCCGGACGCGCCGTTGCCGGAACAGGGCGGCTGGACGCAGCAGCAGCCCCCGCCGCAGTGA
- a CDS encoding bifunctional riboflavin kinase/FAD synthetase: MQRWRGLEDIPEGWGRSVVTIGSYDGVHRGHQLIIGKAVARARELGVPAVVVTFDPHPSEVVRPGTHPPLLAPHHRRAELMAGLGVDAVLILPFTKEFSQLSPADFVVKVLVDKLHARVVVEGPNFRFGHRAQGTVDTLAELGRTYDYAVEVIDLFERGTAGGGEPFSSTLVRRLVADGDVAGAREVLGRPHRVEGVVVRGAQRGREMGFPTANVETLPHTAIPADGVYAGLLHVEGEAMPAAISVGTNPQFDGKVRTVEAYAIDRVGLDLYGLHVAVEFLAYIRGQEKFDTLDALLERMAIDVKQARGLIADAG; encoded by the coding sequence GTGCAGCGCTGGCGTGGCTTGGAGGACATCCCCGAGGGCTGGGGACGCAGCGTCGTCACCATCGGCTCCTACGACGGAGTGCACCGCGGCCACCAATTGATCATCGGCAAGGCGGTGGCCCGCGCCCGTGAGCTCGGCGTCCCCGCCGTGGTCGTCACCTTCGACCCGCACCCGAGCGAGGTCGTCCGCCCCGGCACCCACCCGCCGCTGCTCGCCCCGCACCACCGGCGGGCGGAGCTGATGGCCGGGCTGGGCGTGGACGCGGTGCTGATCCTGCCGTTCACCAAGGAGTTCTCTCAGCTGTCGCCGGCCGACTTCGTGGTCAAGGTGCTGGTCGACAAGCTGCACGCGCGGGTCGTCGTGGAGGGCCCCAACTTCCGCTTCGGGCACCGGGCGCAGGGCACCGTCGACACGCTCGCCGAACTCGGCCGGACGTACGACTACGCGGTCGAGGTCATCGACCTCTTCGAGCGCGGCACGGCGGGCGGCGGCGAGCCGTTCTCCTCCACCCTCGTCCGCCGGCTGGTCGCGGACGGCGACGTGGCGGGTGCGAGGGAGGTGCTGGGCCGGCCGCACCGCGTCGAGGGCGTGGTCGTCCGGGGCGCGCAGCGCGGACGGGAGATGGGCTTCCCCACGGCCAACGTGGAGACCCTGCCGCACACCGCCATCCCGGCCGACGGGGTGTACGCGGGGCTGCTGCACGTCGAGGGCGAGGCGATGCCGGCGGCCATCTCGGTCGGCACGAACCCGCAGTTCGACGGCAAGGTGCGGACGGTGGAGGCGTACGCCATCGACCGCGTGGGGCTGGATCTGTACGGGCTGCACGTCGCGGTGGAGTTCCTGGCGTACATCCGCGGGCAGGAGAAGTTCGACACGCTGGACGCCCTGCTGGAGCGGATGGCGATAGACGTGAAGCAGGCCCGCGGGCTGATCGCCGACGCGGGCTGA
- the truB gene encoding tRNA pseudouridine(55) synthase TruB: MKRQSNKPGGLVIVDKPSGFTSHDVVAKMRGMARTRRVGHAGTLDPMATGVLVLGLERATKLLGHLALTEKEYVGTIRLGQSTITDDAEGEITASKAAHGLARADIDAGVARLSGAIMQVPSKVSAIKIDGKRSYSRVRDGEEVEIPARPVTVSSFAVHSAHETEAEDGTPVTDLLVSVVCSSGTYIRALARDLGAGLGVGGHLTALRRTRVGPYKLDRARTLEQLQAAVDDAEGGGLPVMPIAEAADAAFTRWDVTEQQSRLLLNGVRIPMPRFEGDGPVAAFGPDGTFLALVENQGGKAKSLAVFA; encoded by the coding sequence ATGAAGCGGCAGAGCAACAAGCCGGGCGGACTTGTCATCGTCGACAAGCCGTCCGGCTTCACTTCGCACGACGTCGTGGCGAAGATGCGCGGTATGGCCCGGACCCGCCGGGTCGGGCACGCCGGCACCCTGGACCCGATGGCGACCGGCGTCCTGGTCCTCGGTCTGGAGCGGGCCACCAAGCTTCTCGGCCATCTCGCGCTGACCGAGAAGGAGTACGTCGGCACCATCCGGCTCGGCCAGTCGACGATCACCGATGACGCCGAGGGCGAGATCACCGCGTCGAAGGCGGCGCACGGCCTCGCCCGCGCGGACATCGACGCCGGGGTCGCCCGGCTGTCCGGCGCGATCATGCAGGTCCCGTCGAAGGTCAGCGCAATCAAGATCGACGGCAAGCGGTCGTACTCACGGGTCCGCGACGGCGAGGAAGTGGAGATCCCGGCCCGGCCGGTCACCGTCTCCTCGTTCGCGGTGCACTCGGCGCACGAGACCGAGGCCGAGGACGGTACGCCGGTGACCGATCTGCTGGTCTCCGTCGTCTGCTCGTCCGGCACGTACATCCGCGCGCTGGCCCGCGACCTCGGTGCCGGGCTCGGTGTCGGCGGGCATCTGACGGCGCTGCGGCGGACCCGGGTCGGCCCGTACAAGCTCGACCGGGCGCGCACGCTGGAGCAGCTGCAGGCCGCGGTGGACGACGCCGAGGGCGGCGGGCTGCCGGTCATGCCGATCGCGGAGGCCGCCGACGCGGCGTTCACCCGCTGGGACGTCACCGAGCAGCAGTCGCGGCTGCTGCTCAACGGCGTGCGGATCCCGATGCCGCGCTTCGAGGGCGACGGTCCGGTGGCGGCCTTCGGGCCGGACGGGACGTTCCTGGCGCTGGTGGAGAACCAGGGCGGGAAGGCCAAGAGCCTGGCCGTCTTCGCCTGA
- the rbfA gene encoding 30S ribosome-binding factor RbfA produces MADNARAKKLADLIREVVAQKLQRGIKDPRLGSHVTITDTRVTGDLREATVFYTVYGDDEDRASAAAGLESAKGILRSAVGAAAGTKFTPTLAFVADALPENAKTIEDLLDKARASDAKVREVSSGAQYAGEADPYRKPGDDEDDEGAAAE; encoded by the coding sequence GTGGCCGACAATGCGCGGGCGAAGAAGCTGGCGGACCTCATCCGGGAGGTGGTCGCCCAGAAGCTGCAGCGCGGTATCAAGGACCCGCGGCTCGGTTCGCACGTGACCATCACGGACACCCGGGTCACCGGCGACCTGCGGGAGGCGACGGTCTTCTACACGGTCTACGGGGACGACGAGGACCGTGCCAGCGCCGCCGCCGGCCTGGAGAGCGCCAAGGGCATCCTGCGTTCCGCGGTCGGCGCGGCGGCCGGAACGAAGTTCACGCCGACCCTGGCGTTCGTCGCGGACGCCCTGCCGGAGAACGCCAAGACGATCGAGGACCTGCTCGACAAGGCGCGGGCCTCGGACGCCAAGGTGCGCGAGGTGTCCTCGGGCGCCCAGTACGCCGGTGAGGCCGATCCGTACCGCAAGCCGGGCGACGACGAGGACGACGAGGGCGCAGCGGCAGAATGA
- a CDS encoding DUF503 domain-containing protein has product MYVGTLSFDLLLGDVRSLKEKRSVVRPLVAELHRKFAVSVAEVGDQDLYRRATIGLAVVSGDTGHLTDVMDRCERLVAARPEVELLSVRRRLHGDDD; this is encoded by the coding sequence ATGTACGTAGGGACGCTGTCCTTCGACCTGCTTCTCGGCGACGTACGGTCGCTGAAGGAGAAGCGCTCGGTCGTCCGCCCGCTCGTCGCCGAGCTGCACCGCAAGTTCGCGGTGAGCGTCGCGGAGGTGGGGGACCAGGATCTGTACCGCAGGGCCACGATCGGCCTGGCGGTGGTGTCCGGGGACACCGGGCATCTGACCGACGTCATGGACCGCTGCGAGCGACTGGTCGCCGCACGGCCCGAAGTGGAGCTGCTGTCGGTACGCCGGCGGCTGCACGGTGACGACGACTGA
- the infB gene encoding translation initiation factor IF-2 yields the protein MAKVRVYELAKEFGVESKVVMAKLQELGEFVRSASSTIEAPVVRKLTDAFQAGSGSGRAAGKPAAPRKSAPAKPSAPTPAQAARPAAPKPGAPKPGPAAPAAPEVPQVPAAPKTPAAGPTPGPRPTPARPAPKPAPAAPAQPEFTAPPSAPAPAAAQQGPRPGATPGPRPARPAPGQGQPRGGAPRPGGERQGGRPGGPRPSGPRPGNNPFTSGGSTGMARPQAPRPGGAPRPGGQGGPGGPRPQGGGQGGPRPQGQGGARPTPGGMPRPQGAAPGGAGPRPGGGNRPNPGMMPQRPAAGPRPGPGGGGRGPGGAGRPGGGGGGRPGGGGGFAGRPGGGGGGRPGGGGGFAGRPGGGGPGGAGGGGGFGGRPGFGGRPGGPGGRGGTQGAFGRPGGPARRGRKSKRQRRQEYEAMQAPSVGGIMLPRGNGATVRLSRGASLTDFAEKINANPASLVQVMLNLGEMVTATQSVSDETLQLLADEMNYVVEIVSPEEEDRELLESFDIEFGENEGGEEMLVSRPPVVTVMGHVDHGKTRLLDAIRKTNVVAGEAGGITQHIGAYQVATEVNEEERRITFIDTPGHEAFTAMRARGAKSTDIAILVVAANDGVMPQTIEALNHAKAADVPIVVAVNKIDVEGADPTKVRGQLTEYGLVAEEYGGDTMFVDISAKQGLNIDSLLEAVVLTADAALDLRANDAQDAQGIAIEAHLDRGRGAVATVLVQRGTLRVGDTMVAGDAYGRVRAMFDDKGNNVEEAGPSTPVLVLGLTNVPGAGDNFLVVDEDRTARQIAEKRAARERNAAFAKRTRRVSLEDLDKVLKAGEVQQLNLIIKGDASGSVEALESSLLQLDVGEEVDIRVLHRGVGAVTETDIDLATGSDAIVIGFNVRAEGRATQRAEREGVDVRYYSVIYQAIEEIEAALKGMLKPEYEEVELGTAEIREVFKSSKLGNIAGVLIRSGEVKRNTKARLIRDGKVVAENLNIDGLRRFKDDVTEIREGFEGGINLGNFNDIKVDDVIATYEMREKPRG from the coding sequence GTGGCTAAGGTCCGGGTATACGAACTCGCCAAGGAGTTCGGCGTTGAGAGCAAGGTCGTCATGGCCAAGCTCCAAGAACTTGGCGAATTCGTCCGTTCGGCGTCCTCGACGATCGAGGCGCCGGTTGTTCGCAAGTTGACCGACGCTTTCCAGGCAGGCAGCGGCAGCGGCCGCGCCGCCGGTAAGCCCGCGGCGCCGCGCAAGTCGGCCCCCGCGAAGCCGTCCGCGCCCACTCCGGCGCAGGCGGCGCGTCCGGCTGCCCCGAAGCCGGGCGCCCCCAAGCCGGGTCCCGCGGCCCCGGCCGCCCCCGAGGTGCCGCAGGTCCCCGCGGCCCCCAAGACTCCCGCCGCCGGCCCCACCCCGGGCCCGCGGCCGACCCCGGCGCGTCCCGCGCCGAAGCCCGCTCCGGCCGCGCCCGCGCAGCCCGAGTTCACGGCCCCGCCGTCCGCGCCGGCTCCCGCCGCCGCGCAGCAGGGGCCCCGTCCCGGTGCCACCCCCGGCCCGCGCCCGGCCCGTCCGGCGCCCGGTCAGGGCCAGCCGCGCGGCGGCGCCCCGCGTCCCGGCGGTGAGCGTCAGGGCGGCCGTCCCGGCGGCCCCCGCCCGAGCGGTCCGCGTCCGGGCAACAACCCCTTCACGTCCGGCGGCTCCACGGGCATGGCCCGTCCGCAGGCCCCCCGTCCCGGTGGCGCCCCGCGTCCCGGTGGCCAGGGTGGCCCCGGCGGCCCGCGTCCGCAGGGCGGCGGCCAGGGTGGCCCCCGTCCGCAGGGCCAGGGCGGCGCGCGCCCGACCCCCGGCGGCATGCCCCGTCCGCAGGGTGCGGCTCCCGGCGGTGCCGGTCCGCGTCCCGGCGGCGGTAACCGCCCGAACCCGGGCATGATGCCGCAGCGTCCGGCTGCCGGCCCGCGTCCGGGCCCCGGTGGCGGCGGTCGCGGTCCCGGCGGTGCCGGTCGTCCCGGTGGCGGTGGCGGCGGTCGTCCCGGTGGCGGCGGCGGTTTCGCCGGTCGTCCCGGTGGCGGTGGCGGCGGTCGTCCGGGTGGCGGCGGCGGTTTCGCCGGTCGTCCCGGTGGCGGCGGTCCCGGTGGTGCCGGTGGTGGCGGCGGCTTCGGCGGTCGTCCCGGCTTCGGCGGTCGTCCCGGTGGTCCCGGTGGCCGCGGTGGCACGCAGGGTGCGTTCGGCCGTCCCGGCGGCCCGGCGCGTCGCGGTCGCAAGTCGAAGCGGCAGCGCCGTCAGGAGTACGAGGCCATGCAGGCCCCGTCGGTCGGCGGCATCATGCTGCCGCGCGGCAACGGCGCGACGGTTCGCCTGTCGCGCGGTGCCTCGCTGACGGACTTCGCGGAGAAGATCAACGCCAACCCGGCGTCGCTGGTCCAGGTCATGCTCAACCTGGGCGAGATGGTCACCGCGACCCAGTCGGTCTCCGACGAGACGCTGCAGCTGCTCGCCGACGAGATGAACTACGTCGTCGAGATCGTCAGCCCGGAGGAGGAGGACCGCGAGCTGCTCGAGTCCTTCGACATCGAGTTCGGCGAGAACGAGGGCGGCGAGGAGATGCTGGTCTCCCGTCCGCCGGTGGTGACCGTCATGGGTCACGTCGACCACGGTAAGACCCGCCTGCTGGACGCGATCCGCAAGACCAACGTGGTCGCGGGCGAGGCCGGCGGCATCACCCAGCACATCGGTGCCTACCAGGTCGCGACCGAGGTCAACGAGGAAGAGCGCCGCATCACCTTCATCGACACCCCGGGTCACGAGGCGTTCACCGCCATGCGTGCCCGCGGTGCCAAGTCGACCGACATCGCGATCCTCGTGGTGGCGGCCAACGACGGTGTCATGCCGCAGACGATCGAGGCGCTGAACCACGCCAAGGCGGCCGACGTGCCGATCGTGGTCGCGGTCAACAAGATCGACGTCGAGGGCGCCGACCCGACCAAGGTGCGCGGTCAGCTGACCGAGTACGGCCTGGTGGCCGAGGAGTACGGCGGCGACACCATGTTCGTCGACATCTCCGCCAAGCAGGGTCTGAACATCGACTCCCTGCTGGAGGCCGTGGTCCTCACCGCGGACGCCGCGCTCGACCTGCGGGCCAACGACGCGCAGGACGCGCAGGGTATTGCGATCGAGGCCCACCTCGACCGCGGCCGTGGTGCCGTGGCCACCGTCCTCGTCCAGCGCGGCACGCTGCGCGTCGGCGACACGATGGTCGCCGGCGACGCGTACGGCAGGGTCCGTGCGATGTTCGACGACAAGGGCAACAACGTCGAGGAAGCGGGTCCGTCGACCCCCGTCCTGGTCCTGGGTCTGACCAACGTCCCGGGCGCCGGCGACAACTTCCTGGTCGTCGACGAGGACCGCACGGCGCGTCAGATCGCCGAGAAGCGCGCGGCCCGCGAGCGCAACGCCGCGTTCGCCAAGCGCACCCGCCGGGTGTCCCTGGAGGACCTCGACAAGGTGCTCAAGGCGGGCGAGGTCCAGCAGCTCAACCTCATCATCAAGGGCGACGCGTCCGGTTCGGTCGAGGCCCTGGAGTCCTCGCTGCTCCAGCTGGACGTCGGCGAAGAGGTCGACATCCGGGTGCTGCACCGCGGCGTCGGTGCGGTCACCGAGACCGACATCGACCTGGCGACCGGCTCCGACGCGATCGTCATCGGCTTCAACGTCCGCGCCGAGGGCCGCGCCACGCAGCGGGCCGAGCGCGAGGGCGTCGACGTCCGGTACTACTCGGTCATCTACCAGGCGATCGAGGAGATCGAGGCGGCCCTCAAGGGCATGCTCAAGCCGGAGTACGAGGAGGTCGAGCTCGGTACGGCGGAGATCCGCGAGGTCTTCAAGTCGTCCAAGCTGGGCAACATCGCGGGTGTGCTCATCCGCTCCGGCGAGGTCAAGCGCAACACCAAGGCGCGCCTCATCCGCGACGGCAAGGTCGTCGCGGAGAACCTCAACATCGACGGTCTGCGTCGCTTCAAGGACGACGTCACCGAGATCCGCGAAGGCTTCGAGGGCGGTATCAACCTCGGGAACTTCAACGACATCAAGGTCGACGACGTCATCGCGACCTACGAGATGCGGGAGAAGCCGCGCGGCTGA
- a CDS encoding YlxR family protein codes for MSGRTHARACPERTCLGCRERAAKGDLLRIVAIEDECVPDPRGTLPGRGAYVHRTLVCLDLAVRRRAFPRAYRGRGPFDTAELRRFIEGGAR; via the coding sequence GTGTCTGGCCGGACGCATGCCCGCGCATGCCCTGAGCGCACGTGTCTGGGTTGCCGGGAGCGAGCGGCCAAGGGCGATTTGCTGCGCATCGTGGCGATCGAGGACGAGTGTGTCCCCGATCCTCGCGGTACGCTGCCCGGCCGGGGTGCTTATGTGCACCGGACACTGGTCTGCCTCGACCTGGCGGTTCGCCGCCGGGCGTTCCCCCGGGCCTACCGGGGCCGCGGCCCGTTCGACACGGCGGAGTTGCGCCGGTTCATCGAAGGGGGCGCGCGTTGA
- the nusA gene encoding transcription termination factor NusA: protein MDIDMSALRGLVREKEISFDLLVEAIESALLIAYHRTEGSRRRARVELDRSTGHVTVWAKEDPADLEEGEEPREFDDTPSGFGRIAATTAKQVILQRLRDAEEEITFGEYAGREGDVVTGVVQQGKDPKNVLVDIGKLEAILPVQEQVPGEDYAHGTRLRSYVVRVVKGVRGPSVTLSRTHPNLVKKLFAMEVPEIADGSVEIAAIAREAGHRTKIAVRSTRSGLNAKGACIGPMGGRVRAVMAELHGEKIDIVDWSDDPADLVAHALSPARVSKVEIVDLAARSARVTVPDYQLSLAIGKEGQNARLAARLTGWRIDIRPDTEHPAPQG from the coding sequence GTGGACATCGACATGAGTGCCCTGCGGGGTCTGGTGCGGGAGAAGGAGATCTCGTTCGACCTGCTGGTCGAGGCGATCGAGTCGGCCCTCCTCATCGCCTACCACCGCACCGAGGGCAGCCGCCGCCGGGCGCGCGTGGAGCTGGACCGCAGCACCGGGCATGTGACGGTGTGGGCGAAGGAGGACCCGGCGGATCTCGAGGAGGGCGAGGAGCCCCGCGAGTTCGACGACACCCCGTCCGGCTTCGGGCGGATCGCGGCGACCACCGCCAAGCAGGTCATCCTGCAGCGGCTGCGGGACGCCGAGGAGGAGATCACGTTCGGCGAGTACGCCGGACGGGAGGGCGATGTCGTCACCGGCGTGGTCCAGCAGGGCAAGGACCCCAAGAACGTGCTGGTCGACATCGGCAAGCTGGAGGCCATCCTGCCGGTGCAGGAGCAGGTCCCGGGCGAGGACTACGCGCACGGCACGCGGCTGCGGTCGTACGTCGTCCGGGTCGTCAAGGGCGTCCGCGGCCCGTCGGTCACCCTCTCGCGTACCCACCCCAATCTGGTGAAGAAGCTCTTCGCCATGGAGGTGCCGGAGATCGCGGACGGGTCGGTGGAGATCGCCGCCATCGCGCGCGAGGCCGGACACCGGACGAAGATCGCGGTGCGCTCGACGCGCTCGGGGCTGAACGCCAAGGGCGCCTGCATCGGCCCCATGGGCGGGCGGGTGCGGGCCGTCATGGCCGAGCTGCACGGCGAGAAGATCGACATCGTTGACTGGTCGGACGACCCGGCCGACCTGGTGGCGCACGCGCTGTCGCCGGCCCGGGTCAGCAAGGTCGAGATCGTGGACCTGGCGGCGCGCTCCGCGCGGGTCACGGTGCCCGACTACCAGCTGTCGCTGGCGATCGGCAAGGAAGGGCAGAACGCCCGGCTCGCGGCCCGGCTCACCGGCTGGCGGATCGACATCCGCCCGGACACCGAGCACCCGGCGCCGCAGGGCTAG
- the rimP gene encoding ribosome maturation factor RimP, producing MSTTQSERLRGLLEPLVAARDLDLEEIEVTPAGRSRVLRIVVDSDEGVQLDECADLSREASQVLDDSDVMGGAPYTLEVTSPGADRPLTEPRHYRRAVDRLIKARLHEGGEVVARIVAMDDTGLDLEVPGVKGRKPTARRIAFDEIAKARVELEFSRKSAKQDATRGETIDENDESRANGENDENKEEA from the coding sequence ATGAGCACCACCCAGAGCGAGAGGCTGCGCGGACTGCTTGAACCGCTCGTCGCCGCGCGAGACCTGGATCTGGAAGAGATCGAGGTGACCCCGGCAGGCAGGAGCCGGGTGCTGAGGATCGTGGTCGATTCCGATGAGGGCGTCCAGCTGGACGAGTGCGCCGACCTGAGCCGCGAGGCGTCGCAGGTCCTGGACGACTCCGACGTGATGGGCGGCGCCCCGTACACCCTTGAGGTCACCTCTCCCGGCGCCGACCGGCCGCTGACCGAGCCGCGGCACTACCGCCGCGCCGTCGACCGCCTCATCAAGGCCCGGCTGCACGAGGGCGGCGAGGTGGTGGCGCGGATCGTCGCCATGGACGACACCGGTCTCGACCTGGAGGTGCCGGGCGTCAAGGGCCGCAAGCCGACCGCCCGCCGGATCGCGTTCGACGAGATCGCCAAGGCGCGGGTCGAGCTGGAGTTCAGCCGCAAGTCCGCCAAGCAGGACGCGACGCGCGGCGAGACCATCGACGAGAACGACGAGAGCCGTGCGAACGGCGAGAACGACGAGAACAAGGAGGAGGCGTAG
- a CDS encoding ferritin-like domain-containing protein, with protein MTTGTTDGGELAAVQAALAAEHAAVYGYGVVGGRIGAGRRAEAQSAYDAHRARRDALSRTVRDLGGKPRAAAAGYELPFPVPDATAAAHLAAELEDRLAAVYADLVRACAGARRKEAAGALREAAVRSVRWRGGGVAFPGLVERAAAPAPSGSAGASSGAL; from the coding sequence ATGACGACCGGAACGACGGACGGCGGCGAGCTGGCCGCGGTGCAGGCCGCGCTCGCCGCCGAGCATGCGGCGGTGTACGGGTACGGCGTGGTGGGCGGGCGGATCGGGGCCGGGCGCCGCGCGGAGGCGCAGAGCGCCTACGACGCGCACCGGGCGCGGCGGGACGCGCTGTCCCGCACCGTGCGGGACCTCGGCGGGAAGCCGCGGGCCGCGGCGGCCGGGTACGAACTGCCGTTCCCGGTGCCGGACGCGACCGCCGCGGCGCACCTGGCCGCCGAGCTGGAGGACCGGCTGGCCGCCGTCTACGCGGATCTCGTACGGGCCTGTGCCGGCGCCCGGCGCAAGGAGGCGGCGGGCGCGCTGCGCGAGGCCGCGGTGCGGTCGGTGCGCTGGCGGGGCGGCGGCGTAGCCTTCCCTGGGCTCGTCGAGCGGGCCGCGGCGCCCGCTCCGTCCGGCTCCGCGGGCGCCTCCTCCGGCGCGCTCTGA